A part of Leptospira yasudae genomic DNA contains:
- the flgG gene encoding flagellar basal-body rod protein FlgG — MRSLWTAATGMIAQQFHIDTISNNLANVNTTGFKKNRADFEDLVYQHQVLAGTPATSVSEIPTGVNVGHGVRAAASQKLFEIGSFQATGNKLDMAITGEMGFFKIQMPDGSFAFSRDGSFKIDSNQQVVTSNGYLLEPPLILPEGAILNTLMISEQGEVTVKVGADIRPIVIGQVELYRFVNPAGLTAIGKNLFQETVASGPEIPGTPGMEGFGNVLQGFLEMSNVKIVEEMVNMIVAQRAYESNSKAIQTSDNMLSTAISLKR; from the coding sequence ATGCGCTCACTCTGGACGGCTGCCACGGGGATGATTGCCCAGCAGTTTCATATCGATACGATTTCAAACAACTTAGCAAACGTAAACACGACCGGGTTCAAAAAGAACCGGGCCGACTTTGAAGACCTCGTGTATCAACACCAGGTATTGGCCGGAACTCCGGCCACTTCCGTGAGCGAGATTCCCACCGGAGTCAACGTGGGTCACGGGGTGAGAGCCGCGGCTTCTCAAAAATTATTCGAGATCGGATCGTTTCAAGCCACCGGAAACAAACTGGATATGGCGATCACCGGCGAGATGGGATTCTTTAAGATCCAGATGCCAGACGGAAGTTTTGCGTTCTCCAGAGACGGATCGTTCAAGATCGATTCGAACCAGCAAGTGGTGACGTCGAACGGATATCTTCTCGAACCGCCTTTGATTCTTCCCGAAGGCGCGATCTTAAACACTCTCATGATTTCCGAACAGGGAGAAGTCACCGTAAAAGTCGGAGCCGACATCCGTCCCATCGTGATCGGACAAGTGGAATTATATCGTTTCGTAAACCCGGCCGGTCTTACTGCGATCGGAAAAAACTTATTTCAAGAAACCGTCGCTTCCGGTCCCGAGATTCCTGGAACTCCGGGAATGGAAGGATTCGGAAACGTCCTGCAGGGATTTTTGGAAATGAGTAACGTAAAAATCGTGGAAGAGATGGTGAACATGATCGTGGCGCAAAGGGCGTACGAATCCAACTCCAAGGCGATCCAAACTTCGGACAACATGTTGTCCACCGCCATTTCCCTAAAGAGATAA
- the flgA gene encoding flagellar basal body P-ring formation chaperone FlgA — protein sequence MNVFRIFLFLLLAANPLLGRGVSGIYLKGRAIVDGEDVLLSSVARIPDGFEDRVLVKNLKRPIYIGSKEILNVYGDLEPNVTGKETLVLPLNHALEPNEITESLSEEIRKKHPNEEFRLTFISGETKVPSEGVELRWANLSSRLHPGQLMASLEIFFQGKKVHSLRIRFQVEQNVKVLKAKRSLNKGIKITEEDFQEEAVLTPEEILDSPGADLLGSTLLKDMNEGEIFRKKHVRKIQDVQRGGEILMIYHKGSLVLKTKVKALSSGNIGEDVQVTTHSREGQMKAKVVDKNTVVTE from the coding sequence ATGAACGTATTTCGGATTTTCCTGTTTCTCCTGCTTGCGGCAAACCCTCTTTTGGGAAGAGGAGTGTCCGGAATTTATCTCAAAGGCCGCGCGATCGTGGACGGAGAAGATGTTCTTCTTTCTTCCGTCGCGCGAATCCCGGACGGATTCGAGGATCGGGTTCTTGTAAAGAATCTAAAACGTCCGATCTACATCGGTTCCAAAGAAATCCTGAACGTTTACGGGGATCTGGAACCGAACGTAACCGGAAAGGAAACCCTGGTTCTTCCCCTCAATCACGCTCTCGAACCGAACGAAATCACGGAATCCTTAAGCGAGGAAATCCGCAAAAAACATCCGAACGAAGAATTTCGTCTAACGTTTATTTCCGGCGAAACCAAGGTTCCCTCCGAGGGAGTCGAGTTGCGCTGGGCCAATCTTTCTTCCCGTCTGCATCCGGGACAACTGATGGCTTCTCTCGAAATTTTCTTTCAAGGCAAAAAGGTTCATAGCCTTAGAATCCGTTTTCAAGTGGAACAGAACGTTAAGGTTCTCAAGGCGAAACGTTCTTTGAACAAGGGAATCAAAATCACCGAAGAGGACTTTCAAGAAGAAGCGGTTCTCACTCCCGAGGAAATTTTGGATTCTCCCGGAGCGGACCTTCTCGGCTCCACTCTTCTCAAGGACATGAACGAGGGAGAAATCTTCCGTAAAAAACACGTTCGCAAAATTCAAGACGTTCAAAGAGGAGGGGAAATTCTGATGATCTATCACAAAGGAAGTCTCGTCCTCAAAACGAAAGTAAAGGCTTTGAGTTCGGGTAATATCGGAGAAGATGTTCAAGTGACGACTCATTCGAGAGAAGGGCAGATGAAAGCCAAGGTCGTGGATAAGAATACGGTGGTGACGGAATGA
- a CDS encoding flagellar basal body L-ring protein FlgH, producing the protein MKLNSLSKMIVELIPGIFGAVLLSILLILLIFTGSGSGLKAQDASLWTDKNPYSVRQSIKVGSPLYVRITNGLQAEFELESNADETITLKSMPDKKIIPDMPSYNNDRTITRKNKGKIKSLGKVKGNLTALVTAVDPNTGLLTIQGQKVNVINGEENSLALSGTVSPEFVEKDSSINADKIANLQVNFNGRIKRQQVNPPIALKSVTNPDGSVTVKAELSEEEKQRLILDQLNRLLGESQ; encoded by the coding sequence ATGAAACTGAATTCCCTTTCTAAGATGATCGTAGAATTGATCCCCGGAATTTTCGGCGCGGTCCTTTTAAGTATTCTTTTGATCTTATTGATTTTTACCGGAAGCGGCTCCGGTCTCAAGGCGCAGGATGCTTCTCTTTGGACGGATAAGAATCCGTATTCCGTTCGTCAGAGCATCAAGGTCGGTTCTCCTCTTTACGTGAGAATCACGAACGGTTTGCAGGCCGAGTTCGAACTCGAATCCAACGCGGACGAAACGATCACTCTCAAATCCATGCCCGATAAAAAGATCATTCCCGATATGCCTTCGTATAACAACGATCGTACGATCACGCGCAAAAATAAGGGCAAGATCAAGTCCCTCGGAAAAGTGAAGGGAAATCTCACCGCGCTCGTAACCGCGGTCGATCCCAATACCGGGCTTTTGACGATCCAAGGACAAAAGGTGAACGTGATCAACGGAGAAGAGAACAGTCTTGCCCTTTCGGGAACGGTTTCCCCCGAATTCGTGGAAAAGGATTCCTCCATCAACGCGGATAAGATCGCCAATCTTCAGGTCAATTTTAACGGAAGAATCAAACGCCAACAAGTCAATCCTCCGATCGCGTTGAAATCCGTGACCAATCCGGACGGCTCCGTGACGGTCAAGGCGGAACTTTCCGAAGAGGAAAAACAAAGGCTGATTCTGGATCAGTTGAACCGGCTTTTGGGAGAATCGCAATGA
- a CDS encoding flagellar basal body P-ring protein FlgI — MKFEYSILCMLNKTVFYFSGLVSRAFLFSPRFFSFRGSSLLVRFSVVFVLAGSIGISFASLQAAELRLKDIARIEGIRENQITGYGIVVGLPGTGDSKTPFTSESMKNYLKNLGVEANLKPDQTRNIASVLITATIPTYARKGDKLNVVVSSIGDAKSLEGGVLLQSPLKTAGDKTFAVASGVISFGGRQEQERGSSARGNKKTVGLVHGGAIVEQELDQNFYASERVQIQLDNQDFTTLNAVISQIRSILPGKHGIGPESVVPVSPSEINIVLGKTFENKSDAFLTLLSDIENLTVETQVKPKVVINERTGVIVMGGNITIEEVAVSRSGLNLSVTDKNRRRNWLGKEQEPVKSSFVIEESTSVGDVVEALNKVGASTRDIIAILEALKKSGALHAELEIQ; from the coding sequence ATGAAATTTGAATATTCTATTCTTTGCATGTTGAATAAAACGGTTTTCTATTTTTCGGGATTAGTATCCCGCGCTTTTTTGTTCTCGCCGCGCTTTTTCTCGTTTCGCGGGTCTTCGCTTTTGGTCCGTTTTTCCGTGGTTTTCGTTTTAGCCGGGTCGATCGGAATTTCTTTCGCTTCCCTGCAAGCCGCGGAGTTGCGTCTCAAAGACATCGCGCGCATCGAAGGAATTCGGGAAAATCAAATCACCGGTTACGGAATCGTGGTCGGTCTTCCCGGAACGGGGGACAGTAAAACTCCGTTCACTTCGGAGAGCATGAAGAACTATTTAAAAAATCTGGGAGTCGAGGCGAATCTCAAACCCGATCAAACGAGAAACATCGCTTCGGTTTTGATCACCGCTACGATTCCCACCTACGCACGGAAAGGCGATAAGCTGAACGTGGTCGTTTCGTCGATCGGAGACGCAAAGTCCCTCGAAGGAGGAGTTCTTTTACAATCCCCTTTGAAAACCGCGGGCGATAAAACGTTCGCGGTCGCTTCGGGCGTGATTTCATTCGGCGGAAGACAAGAACAGGAACGGGGAAGCAGCGCGCGGGGAAATAAAAAAACCGTGGGCTTGGTTCACGGAGGCGCGATCGTAGAACAGGAGTTGGATCAGAATTTTTATGCATCGGAACGGGTGCAAATCCAGCTCGACAATCAGGACTTTACGACTCTGAACGCGGTGATCTCTCAGATTCGTTCGATTCTTCCCGGAAAACACGGAATCGGACCGGAATCGGTGGTTCCCGTTTCTCCTTCGGAGATCAATATCGTTCTCGGAAAAACGTTCGAGAACAAGTCGGACGCCTTCTTAACTTTATTAAGCGACATTGAAAATCTCACCGTGGAAACTCAGGTGAAACCGAAGGTGGTCATCAACGAAAGAACGGGCGTAATCGTGATGGGCGGTAATATCACCATCGAAGAAGTCGCCGTTTCCCGTTCGGGTTTGAATCTTTCGGTGACCGATAAAAACAGAAGACGCAACTGGCTCGGAAAGGAACAGGAACCCGTCAAAAGTTCCTTTGTGATCGAGGAATCCACGAGCGTAGGGGACGTGGTCGAAGCCCTGAACAAAGTGGGCGCGTCCACGCGAGATATCATAGCCATTTTGGAAGCGTTGAAAAAATCGGGCGCGTTGCACGCGGAGCTGGAAATACAATGA
- a CDS encoding rod-binding protein: MRIDSVQDYTNKLNLVEKPEVRSLINIEKSNQEKRNVSFPEQLREEFNEKLSGKISSSEVRMPHNIKEETAADPYRKKLYSASVEFESIFVKMMLSEMKKTVSKSGLIDGGHAEEIFEDMLYDEYSKNLSANSSLGLAEQIYQSLSSNIPPVNAGTKTDRKA, translated from the coding sequence ATGAGAATCGATTCCGTTCAAGATTATACGAATAAGCTGAATCTGGTGGAAAAGCCGGAAGTAAGAAGTCTGATCAACATCGAAAAATCGAATCAGGAAAAACGGAACGTTTCCTTTCCGGAACAGCTTCGGGAAGAATTCAACGAGAAACTTTCCGGTAAAATCAGCTCTTCCGAAGTTCGTATGCCGCATAACATCAAGGAAGAAACCGCGGCCGATCCGTATCGTAAAAAACTGTATTCCGCTTCCGTGGAATTCGAATCGATCTTCGTCAAGATGATGTTAAGCGAAATGAAAAAGACCGTGTCCAAGTCGGGCTTGATCGACGGCGGTCACGCGGAAGAGATCTTCGAAGACATGCTCTACGACGAATACTCCAAAAACCTTTCGGCGAATTCCTCCTTGGGGCTTGCGGAACAGATTTATCAATCGCTTTCTTCCAATATTCCTCCGGTCAACGCCGGAACCAAAACCGATCGCAAAGCCTGA
- a CDS encoding YhjD/YihY/BrkB family envelope integrity protein — MQHLLKPGWLTDSDRIPEKGFLRIFVLSIRVIVGSAYRFIKDDCLMQASGISYTTIVSLIPMLTVALSLITITSGLENRKEEIFDTINTFILQSNINVDINTYLETIGDLIDTATQIGAIGFVILVFSATAVLRSLENAFNGIWRISSNRSLFQKLVFYFFVLAIGPLLFVIGEGVAEKTIDFFRPPHYFSMEKDPSGKIWVSGENGTLFRMDSNLKKEYSIREDEIDFENMKCLDNLGGRLDFCKKPDIGSSDFIRIRIREGLIYALSRRGALLIKPIESSVWTLTSFEGVELQDIEIVNLNNIFIVFKNGEVLHYIPEGISFKPIFKDRLKMNASKVYFPDALNGYIADESGTVWTSNDGGFNFYPNRLTHLAFHDIHRADNGEIFLAGERGVIYRSRDGGNSWIELSHKRYNFIRIWSFTGTDTMELFLMDSLGHILISTDGGDHWNPFYTPMNGKLWANLLLERKENGKIRMLNIGEYKTISITESKDQKFSTTTITGGDSVFSIYSFLRILFPLSGIWLFFLSLYSLIPNTKVPLKASAAGAAVTGVIFLVFLWGFHVYLSSFSETTMIIYKALAAVPIFLLGVYSLSLIVLFGAEITASLQFRERYLAPLQSLDELHSSSSNEFRKLILTLKSAYKIQKEKKIPSSPLELSRISRLKEEEIPVLTKKLCELEFLSETRKNEFVPIIAPGDLSIGDVYRKIPEPLLTGDKELKLFPGNIGSKVEKTEEKLQNDLDGIKFADLID; from the coding sequence ATGCAGCATCTTTTAAAACCGGGTTGGCTTACCGATTCGGATCGAATTCCCGAAAAAGGTTTTTTAAGAATTTTCGTACTCTCGATTCGAGTCATCGTCGGTTCCGCCTATCGTTTCATCAAAGACGATTGTTTGATGCAGGCCTCCGGAATTTCCTACACTACGATCGTTTCCTTGATTCCGATGTTGACCGTCGCTCTTTCCTTGATTACGATCACTTCCGGTCTGGAAAATCGTAAGGAAGAAATCTTCGATACGATCAACACGTTCATACTCCAGAGCAACATCAACGTGGACATCAACACGTATCTCGAAACGATCGGCGACCTGATCGACACCGCGACTCAGATCGGAGCCATCGGTTTTGTGATCTTGGTTTTTTCGGCGACCGCCGTTTTGCGTTCTTTGGAGAACGCGTTCAACGGAATCTGGAGAATCAGCTCCAACCGTTCCCTCTTTCAAAAACTCGTATTTTACTTTTTCGTGTTGGCGATCGGTCCTCTTCTTTTCGTGATCGGAGAAGGAGTCGCCGAAAAGACGATCGATTTTTTCAGACCGCCTCACTACTTCTCCATGGAAAAAGATCCTTCAGGAAAAATTTGGGTCAGCGGAGAAAACGGAACCCTCTTCCGCATGGATTCCAATCTCAAAAAAGAATATTCCATCCGGGAAGACGAGATCGATTTCGAAAACATGAAATGCCTCGATAACCTCGGAGGCCGTCTCGACTTTTGTAAAAAGCCGGACATCGGGAGTTCGGATTTTATCAGGATCCGAATCCGAGAAGGTTTGATCTACGCACTCTCCCGCAGAGGTGCGCTTTTGATCAAACCGATCGAATCCTCCGTCTGGACTCTGACGTCCTTTGAAGGCGTCGAACTCCAGGACATTGAAATCGTAAATCTAAATAACATTTTCATTGTATTCAAAAACGGCGAAGTTCTTCATTACATTCCCGAAGGAATCTCCTTCAAACCGATCTTCAAGGATCGCCTCAAGATGAACGCGTCCAAGGTGTATTTTCCGGACGCGCTCAACGGATATATCGCCGACGAATCGGGAACGGTTTGGACGAGCAACGACGGCGGATTCAACTTCTATCCGAACCGTCTGACTCATTTAGCGTTTCATGATATTCATCGTGCGGACAACGGTGAGATTTTTCTCGCGGGAGAACGGGGAGTCATCTACCGTTCGAGGGACGGCGGAAACAGTTGGATCGAACTCAGTCACAAACGATACAACTTCATCCGAATCTGGTCCTTTACCGGAACCGACACGATGGAACTCTTTCTCATGGACAGTCTCGGACATATCCTGATTTCCACGGACGGAGGCGATCATTGGAACCCGTTCTATACTCCGATGAACGGAAAACTTTGGGCCAATCTATTGCTGGAACGTAAGGAAAACGGAAAGATCCGAATGCTCAACATCGGAGAATACAAGACGATCAGCATCACCGAATCCAAGGATCAGAAGTTTTCCACAACGACGATCACCGGCGGGGACAGCGTTTTTTCGATTTATTCCTTCCTGAGAATTCTTTTTCCTCTCTCCGGGATCTGGCTGTTTTTCCTCAGTCTTTATTCTTTGATTCCGAACACGAAGGTTCCGCTGAAAGCGTCGGCGGCAGGAGCGGCGGTTACGGGCGTCATCTTCCTCGTGTTTCTCTGGGGATTTCACGTATATCTTTCCTCGTTCAGCGAAACGACGATGATCATCTACAAGGCGTTAGCCGCCGTTCCGATCTTTCTTTTGGGAGTATATTCGCTTTCTCTAATCGTATTATTCGGAGCGGAGATCACCGCGTCCCTGCAATTCCGCGAACGGTATCTCGCTCCTCTTCAGTCCTTGGACGAGCTGCACAGTTCTTCCAGCAACGAGTTCCGTAAATTGATCCTGACCTTGAAGTCCGCGTATAAGATCCAGAAAGAAAAGAAAATTCCGTCTTCTCCCTTAGAGCTTTCGCGGATTTCCCGCTTAAAGGAAGAAGAGATTCCCGTGTTGACCAAAAAACTCTGCGAACTGGAATTTCTATCCGAGACGAGAAAAAACGAATTCGTTCCGATTATCGCGCCGGGAGATTTGAGCATCGGAGACGTTTACAGAAAGATTCCGGAACCTCTTTTGACGGGGGACAAGGAACTCAAACTGTTTCCGGGAAACATCGGTTCCAAGGTCGAAAAGACGGAAGAAAAACTGCAAAACGACTTGGACGGAATCAAGTTCGCCGATCTGATCGACTAA